From a region of the Tateyamaria omphalii genome:
- a CDS encoding ArsR/SmtB family transcription factor, giving the protein MTNQLDTLFSALSDPTRRAVVEQLIHGPATVSTLHDGHTMALPTFLKHLKVMEGSGLVTSTKKGRVRTYQMRADTLRAGADWLNAHKETWEGRMDRLAHLAEQMERTRS; this is encoded by the coding sequence ATGACTAACCAACTCGACACCCTCTTCAGCGCACTTTCCGACCCGACACGACGGGCGGTGGTCGAACAGCTGATCCACGGCCCCGCCACGGTCAGCACGTTGCATGACGGGCACACGATGGCACTGCCCACATTTCTAAAGCATCTCAAGGTGATGGAGGGCAGCGGGTTGGTCACAAGCACCAAGAAAGGCCGCGTGCGCACGTATCAAATGCGCGCAGACACCCTGCGCGCCGGGGCTGACTGGCTGAACGCGCACAAGGAGACGTGGGAGGGCCGGATGGACCGGCTCGCCCACCTCGCCGAGCAAATGGAAAGGACACGATCATGA
- a CDS encoding SRPBCC domain-containing protein — MSTDTGHFDLSRTMPLTPDRLWHLLTDGQMREAWGAPEDGMVLVMDTSDFRVGGYETHRCGPADNPEFTVDTRWYRIDGPHDAAFTETVNIGGAAIATTLVTYRVTAEGTGSRLDVSVAVSSFTGPDADGEFKAGWEASLSNLEALATKMAA; from the coding sequence ATGAGCACCGACACCGGACATTTCGACCTGAGCCGCACCATGCCGCTGACGCCCGACCGGCTGTGGCACCTGTTGACCGACGGCCAGATGCGCGAGGCCTGGGGCGCGCCCGAGGACGGCATGGTGCTGGTGATGGACACGTCCGACTTCCGGGTGGGCGGCTATGAGACCCACCGTTGCGGGCCGGCAGACAACCCCGAATTCACAGTGGACACACGCTGGTACCGGATCGACGGGCCGCATGATGCAGCCTTTACCGAGACGGTCAATATCGGCGGGGCCGCCATTGCGACCACGCTGGTCACCTACCGTGTGACGGCCGAAGGAACAGGATCGCGCCTCGACGTGTCGGTGGCCGTTTCCTCCTTCACCGGCCCGGATGCCGACGGCGAGTTCAAGGCGGGATGGGAGGCCAGTCTGTCCAACCTTGAGGCACTGGCGACCAAGATGGCGGCGTAA
- the xdhA gene encoding xanthine dehydrogenase small subunit: MRTTFLLNGSEITADTSPTTTLLDWLRDRPGLTGTKEGCNEGDCGACSVMVTDTSGARALNACILFMPQLQGKAIRTVEGIAAPDGTLHPVQQAMVEHHGSQCGFCTPGFITTMATAHLNGETDHDTTLAGNLCRCTGYAPIIRAAKAAETAPVPDHVDDSQLLLTKNTTGEAPQEPGAEPPTTPDALAIWMNENPRGTLIAGATDVGLWVTKDFRNLGPVAFLNRIPELSRVTVTEDEIRIGAATTLTDLHGVMADHYPAFAELIRRYGSVQVRNAATIGGNVANGSPIGDGSPALIALGATLHLRSVDGVRSMPIEDFFIDYGKQDRAEHEFVEAITIPRQPDHLRCYKLSKRFDQDISAVCGCFWINVADGEVREIRLAFGGMAGTPKRAARAEAALRGMPWTDATVASAMQAMVRDFTPMSDMRASAAYRMEAAQNMLLRAWLEDQGQATNVLEVQA; the protein is encoded by the coding sequence ATGCGCACGACCTTTCTTCTGAACGGAAGCGAGATCACGGCGGACACTTCCCCGACAACGACACTTCTGGACTGGCTGCGGGACCGCCCCGGCCTGACCGGCACAAAGGAAGGCTGCAACGAAGGCGACTGCGGCGCCTGTTCTGTCATGGTGACGGACACAAGCGGCGCGCGGGCCTTGAACGCCTGCATCCTGTTCATGCCGCAGCTTCAGGGCAAAGCAATCCGCACGGTCGAGGGGATCGCCGCCCCCGACGGCACCCTGCACCCGGTCCAACAGGCGATGGTCGAACATCATGGCAGCCAGTGCGGCTTCTGCACGCCCGGTTTCATCACCACGATGGCGACGGCCCATCTGAATGGCGAGACGGACCATGACACGACGCTGGCCGGCAACCTCTGCCGCTGCACGGGCTACGCGCCGATTATCCGCGCCGCCAAGGCTGCTGAAACAGCACCCGTTCCGGATCATGTAGATGATTCACAGCTTCTTCTGACCAAAAATACCACGGGGGAGGCTCCACAGGAGCCGGGGGCAGAGCCCCCAACCACGCCCGACGCCCTCGCCATATGGATGAATGAGAACCCCCGCGGCACGCTGATCGCAGGTGCGACGGATGTCGGCCTTTGGGTGACCAAGGATTTCCGCAATCTGGGGCCGGTGGCCTTTCTGAACCGGATCCCCGAACTCAGCCGCGTGACGGTGACCGAGGATGAGATCCGCATCGGTGCCGCGACAACGCTCACCGATCTACATGGGGTCATGGCCGACCATTACCCTGCCTTTGCCGAGCTGATCCGGCGCTACGGGTCCGTGCAGGTGCGCAATGCGGCCACGATTGGCGGGAATGTCGCCAACGGCTCGCCCATCGGCGATGGCTCGCCCGCGCTGATTGCGCTTGGGGCCACGCTGCATCTGCGGTCCGTGGATGGCGTGCGGTCCATGCCGATCGAGGATTTCTTCATCGACTACGGCAAGCAGGACCGGGCGGAGCACGAGTTTGTCGAGGCGATCACGATCCCCCGCCAGCCCGACCATTTGCGCTGCTACAAGCTGTCAAAACGGTTTGATCAGGACATCTCGGCGGTCTGCGGCTGTTTCTGGATCAACGTGGCGGACGGGGAGGTGCGCGAGATACGCCTCGCCTTTGGCGGCATGGCGGGCACACCGAAGCGCGCGGCGCGGGCCGAGGCGGCCTTGCGCGGGATGCCCTGGACCGATGCGACGGTGGCCAGCGCCATGCAGGCGATGGTGCGGGATTTCACCCCGATGTCCGATATGCGGGCGTCCGCCGCCTACCGGATGGAGGCGGCGCAGAACATGCTCTTGCGGGCCTGGCTGGAGGACCAGGGACAGGCCACCAATGTACTGGAGGTGCAGGCATGA
- the xdhB gene encoding xanthine dehydrogenase molybdopterin binding subunit, with the protein MSIAKPLPHDAAHLHVTGAARYVDDTPTPAGTLHLAFGISDVARGQITAMDLDAVRAAPDVVAVVVAGDLPFANDVSPSAKDEPLLSDGLVHYLGQPLFLVVARSHLSARHAARLGKVEIAEEEPILTIDQALAAGTRFEDGPRIYARGDATLGLGGAEHRLTGSFEIGGQEHFYLEGQAALALPGEDGDMHVISSTQHPTEIQHKVADAIGLPMHAVRCETRRMGGGFGGKESQGNALAVACAVAARLTGAPCKMRYDRDDDMVITGKRHDFRIDYDVGFDGDGRITALDVRQYVRCGWAMDLSLPVADRAMLHADNAYWLPNVRIESHRLRTNTQSATAFRGFGGPQGMLGMERIVDHVAGHLGLDPLAVRVANFYASGGHISGTMKRQTTPYGQEVDDFIADALVAQLRKSAEYDARRAAIAEWNAANPVLKKGIALTPVKFGISFTLTHLNQAGALVHVYADGSIHLNHGGTEMGQGLFQKVAQVAASRFGVPLEMVKITATDTAKVPNTSATAASSGSDLNGMAVKAACDTIRNRMAEHLAQLHQCRPDEVLFDAGRVQAGAAEYSFAEVAALAYMARISLSATGFYKTPDIKWDRIKGQGRPFFYFAYGAAVTEVVIDTLTGENRVLRADILHDAGASLNPALDIGQVEGGYVQGAGWLTTEELVWDDTGRLRTHAPSTYKIPACADRPDVFNVALWEGENRADTIYKSKAVGEPPLMLGISAFLALSDAAAACGPHYPNLQAPATAEAVLRAVHTARGDV; encoded by the coding sequence ATGAGCATCGCCAAGCCCCTGCCCCATGACGCCGCGCATCTGCATGTGACAGGTGCCGCGCGCTATGTGGACGACACGCCGACGCCTGCAGGGACGCTGCATCTGGCCTTTGGCATCAGCGACGTGGCGCGCGGACAGATCACCGCGATGGATCTCGATGCGGTGCGTGCGGCCCCCGACGTGGTGGCCGTAGTGGTGGCGGGTGACCTGCCCTTTGCCAACGATGTCTCACCCTCGGCCAAGGACGAGCCGCTCTTGTCGGATGGATTAGTACACTACCTGGGGCAGCCCCTGTTTCTGGTCGTTGCCCGCTCGCATCTGTCAGCCCGTCATGCAGCCCGCTTGGGCAAGGTGGAGATTGCCGAGGAAGAGCCAATCCTGACGATTGATCAGGCGTTGGCGGCGGGCACGCGCTTCGAGGACGGCCCGCGCATTTATGCCCGTGGCGATGCCACCTTGGGGCTGGGCGGGGCAGAGCACCGCCTTACGGGGTCATTCGAGATTGGCGGACAAGAGCATTTTTACCTTGAGGGGCAAGCCGCCCTGGCCCTGCCCGGTGAGGATGGGGACATGCATGTCATCTCCTCCACCCAGCACCCGACCGAAATCCAGCACAAGGTGGCTGATGCGATCGGCCTGCCCATGCACGCCGTGCGCTGCGAGACGCGGCGCATGGGGGGCGGCTTTGGCGGGAAGGAAAGCCAGGGCAATGCGCTGGCCGTGGCCTGCGCCGTGGCCGCCCGCCTGACCGGCGCCCCCTGCAAGATGCGCTATGACCGCGATGACGACATGGTCATCACCGGCAAGCGCCATGACTTCCGCATCGACTATGATGTGGGCTTTGACGGAGATGGCCGCATCACCGCGCTCGACGTGCGCCAATATGTGCGCTGCGGCTGGGCCATGGACCTGTCCCTGCCCGTGGCCGACCGGGCGATGTTGCACGCCGACAATGCATATTGGTTGCCAAATGTGCGGATCGAAAGCCATCGGTTGCGCACCAACACCCAATCCGCCACCGCCTTCCGCGGCTTTGGCGGCCCGCAGGGGATGTTGGGCATGGAGCGGATCGTGGACCATGTCGCCGGCCATCTGGGGCTTGATCCGCTGGCAGTGAGGGTTGCGAACTTTTACGCCTCCGGCGGGCATATTTCTGGAACAATGAAGCGGCAAACGACGCCCTATGGGCAAGAGGTTGATGACTTTATTGCCGATGCCCTGGTCGCGCAGTTGCGAAAGAGTGCTGAGTACGACGCGCGGCGGGCTGCGATTGCGGAATGGAACGCTGCCAATCCAGTGCTGAAGAAGGGTATTGCCCTGACGCCGGTGAAGTTCGGGATCAGCTTTACTCTGACCCATCTGAACCAGGCGGGCGCGCTCGTGCATGTCTATGCCGACGGGTCGATCCACCTGAACCATGGCGGGACCGAGATGGGACAGGGCCTGTTCCAGAAGGTGGCGCAGGTGGCCGCCAGCCGCTTTGGCGTACCGCTGGAGATGGTCAAGATCACGGCGACCGACACGGCGAAGGTGCCCAACACATCGGCCACGGCGGCGTCCTCGGGCAGTGATCTGAACGGGATGGCGGTCAAGGCCGCCTGCGATACCATTCGGAACCGGATGGCTGAACATCTGGCGCAATTGCACCAGTGTCGCCCGGATGAGGTGCTGTTCGACGCAGGCCGCGTGCAGGCGGGCGCGGCGGAGTACAGCTTTGCGGAGGTCGCGGCCCTTGCCTACATGGCCCGCATCAGCCTGTCCGCGACCGGTTTTTACAAGACGCCGGACATCAAATGGGACCGGATCAAGGGGCAGGGCCGCCCGTTTTTCTACTTTGCCTATGGGGCTGCCGTGACGGAGGTGGTGATCGACACGCTCACGGGCGAGAACCGCGTTCTGCGCGCCGACATCCTGCATGACGCAGGCGCGTCGCTGAACCCGGCGCTCGACATCGGGCAGGTCGAGGGCGGCTATGTGCAGGGCGCGGGCTGGCTCACGACTGAGGAGCTGGTCTGGGACGACACGGGCCGCCTGCGCACCCATGCACCGTCGACCTACAAGATCCCGGCCTGTGCGGACCGGCCGGATGTGTTCAACGTGGCCCTGTGGGAGGGCGAGAACCGGGCCGACACGATTTATAAATCGAAGGCTGTGGGCGAGCCGCCACTGATGCTGGGCATCTCGGCCTTTCTGGCGCTGAGCGATGCGGCGGCGGCGTGCGGGCCGCATTACCCGAACCTGCAGGCCCCGGCCACGGCAGAGGCGGTTTTGAGGGCGGTGCACACCGCGCGCGGCGATGTTTGA
- the xdhC gene encoding xanthine dehydrogenase accessory protein XdhC — translation MFDRAGLIAACEAHGRIVRVVIASVQGSAPREAGAAMLVWDSGQSGTIGGGALEFELAAAARELRQDRRSRHALGPDLGQCCGGAVEMLSEVYDLNRARALPHDLVARGPDPMPLSIKRLMKAARNQGQLPPAQLKDGWMIEPVQPEDQDIWIWGAGHVGRALVDVLRHVPGHRLTWADTGAERFPRNVPDGVTTVPAIDLPALAAHAPEAAHHLILTYAHDIDLGLCHALLTRGFTSCGLIGSATKWARFRKRLATLGHRVDEIDRITCPIGDPSLGKDPHLIAIGVAYRLAQSTQTIPRRLETLA, via the coding sequence ATGTTTGATCGCGCGGGCCTGATTGCGGCGTGTGAGGCGCATGGGCGGATCGTGCGCGTGGTGATCGCCAGCGTGCAGGGCTCGGCCCCACGCGAGGCGGGGGCCGCCATGCTGGTCTGGGACAGCGGGCAATCCGGCACCATTGGTGGCGGCGCGCTGGAGTTCGAACTGGCGGCAGCGGCGCGCGAGTTGCGGCAGGACAGGCGCAGCCGTCACGCGTTGGGCCCCGACCTTGGCCAGTGTTGCGGTGGCGCGGTCGAGATGTTGTCGGAAGTCTATGACCTGAACCGCGCGCGCGCCCTGCCCCATGATCTGGTGGCGCGCGGGCCGGACCCCATGCCGCTGTCGATCAAGCGGCTGATGAAAGCAGCGCGCAATCAGGGGCAATTGCCGCCCGCGCAATTGAAAGACGGCTGGATGATCGAACCGGTCCAGCCCGAGGATCAGGACATCTGGATCTGGGGGGCCGGGCATGTTGGCCGCGCACTGGTCGATGTCCTGCGCCATGTGCCGGGGCATCGACTGACCTGGGCCGACACCGGGGCGGAGCGGTTCCCCCGGAATGTGCCGGACGGCGTGACCACGGTTCCTGCCATCGACTTGCCCGCGCTGGCCGCCCACGCGCCCGAGGCGGCCCATCACCTGATCCTGACCTACGCCCATGACATCGACCTTGGCCTGTGCCACGCGCTGCTCACCCGTGGGTTCACGTCCTGCGGGCTGATCGGGTCGGCCACGAAATGGGCGCGCTTTCGCAAGCGTCTGGCCACGTTGGGCCACCGGGTCGATGAAATCGACCGCATCACCTGCCCCATAGGCGATCCGTCTTTGGGCAAGGATCCGCATTTGATTGCGATTGGGGTCGCCTATCGGCTAGCACAGTCCACGCAGACCATACCGCGACGACTGGAGACCCTTGCGTGA
- a CDS encoding ABC transporter ATP-binding protein has translation MTHLLSLNGLTKAYPGVVANDDVSLSIAPGEIHALLGENGAGKSTLVKMIYGLVKPDAGIMQMNGAGFAPGDPRAARAAGVGMVFQHFSLFDALTVAENIALGMETPPPMRTLAARIREVSETYGLPLSPDRVVGDLSAGERQRVEIIRCLLQDPKLLIMDEPTSVLTPQEVDILFETLRKLSAEGTAILYISHKLEEIRALCDAATILRGGKVVGTAVPRDTSARAMAEMMVGSTLATPKAAAHDTGAVLLSVTGLSVSSPSAFGMSLKDVSFDVRAGEVLGIGGVAGNGQDELLAVLSGELPCKTGMVAFKGADLARSGPEARRGLGVLAAPEERLGHAAAPNMSLTENAMLTGAAREGLARRGMLDWRKTRAFAERIIAGFDVRTPGPENAARSLSGGNLQKFVIGREVLQRPEVLVVNQPTWGVDAAAAAAIRQALLDLAADGSAVVAISQDLDELMEISDRFAALNEGRLSDPRATAGLDVEQIGLMLGGAHEMEVAHV, from the coding sequence GTGACCCACCTTCTGTCCCTGAACGGGTTGACCAAGGCCTATCCCGGCGTGGTGGCGAATGACGACGTGTCCCTGTCCATTGCACCCGGTGAGATCCATGCCCTGCTGGGCGAGAACGGGGCGGGCAAGTCGACACTGGTCAAGATGATCTACGGGCTGGTCAAACCCGATGCTGGGATCATGCAGATGAACGGCGCCGGTTTTGCGCCCGGTGATCCCCGTGCAGCGCGTGCTGCGGGTGTCGGCATGGTGTTCCAGCACTTTTCCCTGTTCGACGCGCTCACAGTCGCCGAAAACATCGCGTTGGGGATGGAGACGCCTCCGCCCATGCGCACCCTTGCCGCGCGCATCCGCGAGGTGTCGGAGACCTATGGCCTGCCGCTGTCGCCCGACCGGGTGGTGGGTGACCTGTCGGCAGGCGAGCGGCAGCGGGTCGAGATCATTCGGTGCCTGTTGCAGGACCCCAAGCTGCTGATCATGGACGAACCGACATCCGTTCTGACCCCGCAAGAGGTGGACATCCTGTTCGAGACCCTGCGCAAGTTGAGCGCGGAGGGGACCGCGATCCTCTACATCTCTCACAAGCTGGAGGAAATCCGCGCGCTTTGCGATGCGGCGACAATCCTGCGCGGCGGCAAGGTGGTGGGCACGGCGGTGCCGCGCGACACCTCGGCCCGGGCTATGGCAGAAATGATGGTGGGCAGCACGCTTGCCACGCCAAAGGCCGCGGCCCATGACACAGGTGCTGTGCTGCTGTCCGTGACAGGGCTGTCAGTGTCGTCGCCTTCGGCCTTTGGCATGTCTTTGAAAGACGTATCCTTTGACGTGCGCGCGGGCGAGGTTCTGGGCATCGGCGGGGTGGCTGGCAACGGGCAGGACGAGTTGCTGGCCGTGCTGTCGGGCGAACTGCCCTGCAAGACCGGGATGGTCGCGTTCAAGGGGGCCGATCTTGCGCGGTCCGGGCCCGAGGCGCGCCGGGGCCTGGGTGTGTTGGCCGCGCCCGAGGAACGGCTGGGCCACGCCGCCGCTCCCAACATGTCGCTGACCGAGAACGCCATGCTGACCGGGGCCGCGCGCGAGGGATTGGCGCGCCGCGGGATGCTGGACTGGCGCAAGACGCGCGCCTTTGCCGAGCGGATCATCGCCGGCTTTGACGTGCGCACGCCGGGGCCCGAGAATGCGGCCCGGTCGCTGTCGGGGGGCAACCTGCAGAAATTCGTAATCGGGCGCGAGGTGTTGCAGCGCCCCGAAGTTCTGGTGGTGAACCAGCCCACCTGGGGCGTGGATGCGGCGGCCGCAGCGGCGATCCGGCAGGCCTTGCTGGATCTGGCAGCCGACGGGTCGGCGGTGGTAGCGATCAGCCAGGATCTGGATGAGTTGATGGAAATCTCGGACCGGTTTGCAGCCCTGAACGAGGGGCGCCTGAGTGATCCGCGGGCCACGGCCGGGCTGGATGTGGAGCAGATCGGTCTAATGCTGGGCGGTGCCCACGAGATGGAGGTTGCGCATGTGTGA
- a CDS encoding ABC transporter permease, producing MIRIEARPQPSAVMAYATPVLAVLLTMIFGGVLFAVLGKDPLQAIATIFWEPLFGEFAFFYRPQLLIKGAPLVLIAIGLALGFRAGIWNIGAEGQYIIGAICGAGAGLAFYPAESVLIFPLMVLAGALGGWAWAMIPAVLKVRFGTNEILVSLMLVYVSEQLLASMSLGLLKNPEGFGFPGSRNLQQYPSAHNAEIIAGTGMHWGVVAALIAVIFAYVLLTRHRLGFAIRVTGEAPRAAKFGGVHPGRLVLFCLGMSGLLAGLAGMFEVAGPAGQISIDFNVGYGFTAIIVAFLGRLNPLGIVAAGLLMALTYIGGDIAQSQLGLPAAAIQVFQGMLLFFLLALDLLTNYRMRFGQAEVV from the coding sequence ATGATCCGGATCGAGGCGCGGCCGCAGCCCTCTGCCGTGATGGCCTATGCGACCCCTGTGCTGGCCGTGCTGCTGACCATGATCTTTGGTGGCGTGCTCTTTGCCGTGCTGGGCAAGGATCCGTTGCAGGCGATTGCGACGATTTTCTGGGAGCCACTCTTTGGCGAGTTCGCGTTCTTTTACCGCCCTCAGCTGCTGATCAAGGGCGCGCCGCTGGTGCTGATTGCCATCGGGCTTGCACTGGGGTTCCGCGCGGGCATCTGGAACATCGGGGCCGAGGGGCAGTACATCATCGGCGCGATTTGCGGCGCTGGCGCGGGGCTGGCGTTTTACCCGGCTGAGAGTGTGCTGATCTTTCCGCTGATGGTGCTGGCGGGGGCCTTGGGCGGTTGGGCCTGGGCGATGATACCGGCGGTGTTGAAAGTGCGCTTTGGCACCAACGAAATCCTGGTGTCATTGATGCTGGTCTATGTGTCGGAGCAGCTTTTGGCCTCCATGTCCCTGGGGCTGCTGAAAAACCCCGAAGGGTTCGGCTTTCCCGGATCGCGCAATCTGCAACAATATCCGTCGGCCCATAATGCCGAGATCATCGCAGGGACGGGCATGCACTGGGGCGTCGTGGCGGCGCTGATTGCCGTCATCTTTGCCTATGTCCTGCTGACCCGGCACCGGTTGGGATTTGCCATTCGGGTGACTGGAGAGGCGCCGCGGGCGGCAAAGTTCGGGGGCGTCCATCCGGGGCGGCTGGTGCTCTTTTGTCTGGGCATGTCCGGCCTGCTGGCGGGGCTTGCGGGCATGTTCGAGGTGGCGGGACCTGCGGGGCAGATCAGCATTGATTTCAACGTGGGCTACGGGTTCACGGCCATCATCGTGGCGTTCCTCGGGCGGCTCAATCCGCTGGGGATCGTCGCGGCGGGGCTCTTGATGGCGCTGACCTATATCGGCGGGGACATCGCGCAGTCGCAGCTTGGCCTGCCCGCCGCCGCCATACAGGTGTTCCAGGGGATGCTGTTGTTTTTCCTGCTGGCGCTGGACCTGCTGACCAACTACCGCATGCGGTTCGGTCAGGCGGAGGTCGTGTGA
- a CDS encoding ABC transporter permease, which translates to MDLSSINPILLIAAMIAAATPILLAAIGELVVERAGVLNLGVEGMMITGAVCGFIIAVNTGSPTVGFIAAAVGGAVLSLLFAFLTQVALANQVASGLALTLFGLGLSSLMGQSYVGIKPPRADPTPLGPLADIPVIGPILFGHDMMVYIGLGIVAATWAVLKFTRAGLVLRAVGENHDAAHALGYKVKRIRTLAILFGGACAGLGGAYISLIRVPQWTEGMTAGVGWIALALVVFASWKPWRVLLGAYLFGGITQLQLNLQGAGVAIPVEYLAMSPYVVTIIVLVILSADKSRAPGSLGRTFHASG; encoded by the coding sequence ATGGACCTGTCTTCCATCAACCCCATCCTGCTGATCGCTGCCATGATCGCAGCGGCCACGCCCATCCTGTTGGCAGCCATCGGAGAGCTTGTCGTTGAACGCGCGGGCGTCCTGAACCTCGGGGTCGAGGGGATGATGATCACGGGCGCGGTCTGCGGCTTCATCATCGCCGTGAACACAGGCTCCCCCACCGTCGGCTTCATTGCCGCCGCCGTGGGCGGTGCGGTGCTGTCGCTGCTCTTTGCCTTTCTCACGCAGGTGGCGCTGGCCAATCAGGTGGCGTCGGGCCTTGCGCTGACCCTCTTTGGGCTGGGGCTGTCGTCGCTGATGGGCCAAAGCTACGTGGGCATCAAACCACCCCGGGCGGACCCGACACCGCTGGGGCCGCTGGCAGATATCCCCGTGATCGGGCCGATCCTTTTTGGCCACGACATGATGGTCTATATCGGGTTGGGGATCGTCGCCGCCACCTGGGCCGTGCTGAAATTCACACGCGCAGGGCTGGTCCTGCGTGCCGTGGGCGAAAACCACGATGCGGCCCACGCCCTGGGCTACAAGGTCAAGCGCATCCGCACGCTGGCGATCCTGTTCGGCGGGGCCTGCGCGGGGCTGGGTGGGGCCTACATCAGCCTGATCCGCGTGCCGCAATGGACCGAAGGGATGACGGCAGGCGTCGGCTGGATCGCCCTCGCCCTCGTCGTCTTTGCCTCGTGGAAGCCGTGGCGCGTGCTGCTCGGTGCCTATCTTTTTGGCGGGATCACCCAGCTGCAGTTGAACCTGCAAGGGGCAGGCGTTGCCATTCCGGTCGAGTATTTGGCAATGTCGCCTTACGTCGTGACGATCATCGTTCTGGTGATTCTGAGCGCAGACAAATCCCGCGCTCCCGGCTCACTGGGGCGCACATTCCACGCCTCGGGATAA
- a CDS encoding BMP family ABC transporter substrate-binding protein yields the protein MKFTTLLASAALALGLAGGAMAQDPTKVGFVYVGPVGDGGWTYEHDQGRLAVEAEFGDAVETVFVENVAEGPDAERVMTQMALDGADLIFTTSFGFMDPTINVASKFPDVKFEHATGYKRADNVSTYSARFYEGRAVQGHIAGKMTESNIIGYIASFPIPEVIRGINSAYLHAAKVNPDVEFKIIWVYTWFDPAKEADAAKALIDQGADVVLQHTDSTAPQAAAQEAGDVMTFGQASDMAQYAPFPRVSSIIDNWAPYYIERTRAVMDGTWESVDTWDGIPTGMVEIGEITDAVPAEVKAEAEAMIEAMRTGEYHPFTGPINKQDGSAWLAEGDVADDGTLAGMNFYIEGVDGEIPQ from the coding sequence ATGAAATTCACGACACTTCTGGCAAGTGCCGCGCTGGCGCTTGGGCTGGCGGGCGGCGCTATGGCCCAGGACCCGACCAAGGTCGGCTTTGTCTATGTCGGTCCCGTGGGCGACGGCGGCTGGACCTATGAACACGACCAGGGCCGCCTCGCGGTCGAGGCGGAGTTCGGCGACGCGGTCGAGACCGTGTTCGTGGAAAACGTGGCCGAGGGCCCGGATGCGGAACGTGTGATGACGCAGATGGCACTCGATGGCGCCGACCTGATCTTTACAACGTCCTTCGGCTTCATGGACCCGACGATCAATGTCGCCTCCAAGTTCCCGGATGTGAAGTTCGAGCACGCCACCGGCTACAAACGCGCCGACAACGTGTCGACCTATTCGGCCCGTTTCTACGAGGGGCGCGCCGTGCAAGGCCACATCGCGGGCAAGATGACGGAGTCGAACATCATCGGCTACATCGCCTCCTTCCCGATCCCCGAAGTGATCCGCGGCATCAACTCCGCCTATCTGCACGCCGCCAAGGTGAACCCCGATGTCGAGTTCAAGATCATCTGGGTCTACACGTGGTTTGACCCCGCGAAAGAGGCGGACGCGGCCAAGGCGCTGATCGACCAGGGCGCCGACGTGGTGCTGCAGCACACCGATTCCACAGCGCCGCAAGCCGCCGCACAGGAAGCCGGCGACGTGATGACCTTCGGCCAGGCGTCGGACATGGCGCAATACGCACCCTTCCCGCGCGTGTCTTCGATCATCGACAACTGGGCCCCCTACTACATCGAGCGCACGCGCGCCGTGATGGACGGCACCTGGGAAAGCGTGGACACGTGGGACGGTATCCCCACCGGCATGGTTGAGATTGGCGAGATCACCGATGCGGTCCCGGCCGAGGTGAAGGCCGAAGCCGAAGCCATGATCGAGGCGATGCGGACGGGCGAATACCACCCCTTCACCGGCCCGATCAACAAGCAGGACGGCAGTGCATGGCTGGCCGAAGGCGACGTGGCCGATGACGGCACGCTCGCCGGCATGAACTTCTACATCGAAGGTGTGGACGGAGAGATCCCGCAGTAA